Part of the Anopheles coluzzii chromosome 3, AcolN3, whole genome shotgun sequence genome is shown below.
AATCGTAGGATTGTTGGTGTGATCGTTGATATCGACCTTGGACATCGAGATACGACTTTCCTCGTAGAGTCTAGCATGAAGAGGAGAATTAAGTTGACAACTCATTGGTGTTGATGCTTGACTCTACTTACTTTAGAAATCCCTGTATGGAGGAGTGGAAGAATCGGAAGGCAGCGGTCGTGTGAGAGTTGATTACCGCCGGATGAATGGTTTGGCTGTAATCATTCGTTGCAACCCCCGGCTGATAGAGGAGCTGCCGCTCGATCATAAAATTGCGACCCAGAAAGGCCGGTAGCCACTCCTCAAAAACAATGTGCTGATACTGGGCGATATTGATGCGTCGCGCTTCTTCGAACAGTTTATCCGGCAGCCAGGTTGGATTCAGCGTCTTCAGCTGTCTGGCGATACGATTGTGTTCCCGTACGAACGTGATTTGCAGTATCGCCAATTGAGGACTCTGATTAGCTCGTCCATCGCCGGTAAGGTAGCAAACTTCTGTGGGAGTCTTTAAAGTGCAGGTTGTGCTTGCGTTCGGATGTCTCGGTGGCCAATCCTGTCCGTCACGCACCTCCACCTTCAACAGACCGGTGTTGGGCTCTCGGAGAGTTTGTACTTCTTGTGCGGAGTTTCCGTACACGACTGATAGGTCGAGAAAGTGTGTGACGGCGTTGATCTGCTCTGCGCGCGTACAAGTCGTAGGATTCTCGTCACATGTCGTAAACGTACGGATCAAGCCCAAACAATCTATTCCACGCGCAGAAAACATGGGATCATCGGGAGATATCGGAATGGCAAAGCATCTTGGGCTACGATTAGGTTGAAGGCGACCATTTGCACAGCACGGTAATGGATCACGAACTGTAAACACATTGAAACACATTGATAAGCTCTGGTTTAGGATACAAATCTACAAGCATCTGTAATACCTCCACGCGTTAGGGCCATATCGTGAGCCACGATCTGTCCAAACTGCATGTTTGCTAGCGAGAATCTTGGACTGTTCTGCACGCCCTCCTGGAACACTTCAACGGAAAGCACCCTCGGGTTCGGTAGCTCACTCCCATCCGTTGCTAGGGGTGGAGTGGACTTGCCATCGGCATACTTCGGATTTACAATACGCACGAACGGTGTGTTAGCAGCACCCCAGGAAGGAGTCACAACGTTATTGCAGCTACCGTCGTACGTTCGGTAAAGGCTGCTAGTACACTGCGCTAACGTCTGCGGAATGCTCAACGCAAGGCTTAGTACAAGGAACACTACTGCACAAGGCTTCATGTGAAGCTTCATTTTGTTCACCATCACGGTTTTACATCAACTGGTTTCTGTGAACATGTGGGATGCCCTCATTTATATGAGATTGTTTTTGGGCATTTGTTTACCGAGTGTCTGTTACGAATTTATCTGCAAACGATGAGCGTGCCAGAATACAGTACCTCACCAATATATGTATATGCGACTGGTACACTGGTGGGTATAAATGTGGTTTATTTAATGAAAATCACACAGTTCTGGCATTAAAGAGATGAATGACttcaaataaaatcaaatcaaagggATCAAAGCTTCATAAAACCTACACACTTACGGCTAAGTCGGAGATAAATCCATACGATATTCACGCACGATGAAGTACACATTTTTCCACCACTGTGCGCCATCAGTGTATGACGAACATGTTGTTGATGGTACGTGCGGGTTCTACGAACATTTCGCGTAACGGAGCTTTACTCAGCTGCAGTTGTTTAAGTACCTATGAAGGGGAAAGGGTCGGACCATCATCAAGTGCGCCATCGTGTTAAGTCAGGCCTTTCCTTGTGGTTCTATTAGTTAAGATGTTCTGTTGTACTGGTGCCTACTGGACGGGTGTCTACAAGTAAAAACAAGCCTGATTGCCAAATAGTATGTCGGTTTACATGATTTGCGTCATGCCAAACATGTATTTTTTGGAActgataaaaacaaaaaattttAAGGAATGCTGGGATTTTATTTTTGGGAAAATTTTAAGGAATACACTGAGGGAAGCACGTACTTACGAGATTTGCACAAGTTGAAGCACATACACTCATGAGGAGCCAGTTGCACAAACACCGTCAAACAGTGCAACCTAGAGCTGCTTGTCTAGATGTAAACAACACGCATATGAAATCAAAGCTACTCGGAAACGGTAGTATccgtttttccgtttttcgtGGAATCTTCGCAAGTCAAAATAATGACCAGAGTTCCGGGGATTTGATCATGTGTGTGGCCACAAATCTGTTGAGACTTGTTACGTTTGCTACATCTGCTTTTAAATTGGCCGCTTATGGACTTGGCAGATGAGTTTTACATGTGACAGGTGGGTTAGGCTTGTGTAATGAATGCATTATTTAGTAAATGTTTAAACCCATTGTGGTCATACCTCTAGATGATTACACCACGTCATTTGGACTGTGTACTATAATGTTGAAACAATCATGAGCAATTCCGTGCTTAAGAGATAAAAGGGGTACAAGAGGTCCTTATTGTACACGTACAAACATCCTTCACTTATAAAGAGGCGAAAGAGGCCTATCTGAGGCTAtacaaataaagaaaaaacatcCTTCACTTATGATTGTATAAAATTACATATCTTGCTTGATAATATTAGGAAAATGGCTATTCAGTTTCTTCCACAAACTGttacaaaaagaaatattcGATGCTCAATAACAATTTCTCATGCTAGACAGTATCaataaaaaagagacaaaTTATTCCTTTCGTTCCAGTTAGTGTAAGTATATGGAGATGATGAACAAGTTCTGCTACTTCCTCATAGATGGCGCTATTTCCAATATTGGCGTTATTTGTCTACAAATGATTCTTATTGCAATGTTATTGGATTTTAATTTCTCTAGGTTTCTGTATTGAGTTTCGTATTTCTATATTGATCGTACTTTTGCTTATCGACCTTATCACTTAGACAACTTCCGATTTTCTCTTATACATTGGGTCGAATTCAACTGTCATATTTCATGCCAACATTTACATATAATGCTGTGTATTCAAAATCGGACACTTCGAATTCGGTCGTTCTTCCTACTTTGAAgacttttttcatttacttccTATGATTTTCGCATAAATAAAGTGTATActattttctcattttctcgGTGTTGAAGGGAGGTAGAAGAAGCCCACTGCAATGTGTTTATGCcgttttataattttaagGAATTGGTTTATGCACCACAAAGTACAAAAACCAAATGAATTCCGGTGtgaattttgaaaatgtgtgAGTGCCCAACACTGCACAATACTGCCATACATTTGCATTGGCAGAAAGGATACCTTaatgtattatttatatttgtatattgctcattcatatgaattgtatgcaaaaaaaaaacatttttattaaattttcttattgtattttttaaacataaatgcTCATTTTTGTGTTCAGCAAtatcaaccttttttttgttttttgttttataagaACTTTGAGCTCAACcgtattattattgttaaagTTTCATCAACCAATCTCTTCTTGAAATTCACTACAATTGACAACCATAGAATTACAAAATGGTTTGAAACTATAATGAGTGTAGTGAGTTTTGTATAAGTGGGCCTACTATTGATGTGAAACGTTGTGGAAGATTAAAGATTTTGAGAACATCATAcctttattttgatgaatgATGGGCAGGTCGAACCAGAACCTACCGGGTCAGAGCCATCCACATGCAATCCGGAGCGCTCCGGGTCGTAATTTTGATGTCAGTAGGTTCTGTAGGTTCAGCAAAGCATATGCAACTCTGACCTATGGGTGCAATGAGTTCAATAGGTTCATACAAGTTCAATAGGTGCAGTAGGTTTAACAAAGCATAAACGACTacgacccgtgggtgcaatGAGTTCGGTAGGTTCATACGAGTTTAACAGGTTCATACGAGTTTAATAGGTTCATACGAGTTCGGTAGGTTTATACGAGTTCCATAGGTTAATACGAGTTGAGTAGGATTAGTAGGCTTGGTCGCTTTTACCTACCAAACCTACTACACCTAATGAACTCGTATGAACCTGTCGAACTCGTATGATCGTGATCTCATTTGAACCCACCAAACTTATTAAACTCACTGCACTCGTATGAGCCtaccgaactcgttgcacccacgggtcggaaaCGATTCCGGTCAAGCTGCACCAGACTCCGGGTCGATCCGTTTGTTGAGTCGTATGACCCATCACTAATGTTGATATCTCACTTACCACTCATCACTAGTCTAATCATTGCAACTGGTTTCAATTTGAAGCATCTCAACTACTTCTGATGCCTCAATAGTGAGTGTAATCTTCCTTTGTAGAAGAACTTGTTAGGCccaattattaaatttttagAAAGGAGATGACGTAGAGAGGGCGGAAGATTTTACTCCCTGTAGTTCTGATCTTATGAAGTATGAGATGCATGAGCTGAAGCCGAAATTAAAAGACTCGATCCTTGTGGTCCTGACAGAACCAATGCTATCACTAAAAGACACCAGGAAGTCAGATattctttaaatgttttaatcatCAGTGGACTTATCAACCCGTTCAAACGCTttagaaagaaaacacaagaaaCACTTTCAACTTTTTGTATGatgttgtattattttgtaCACCGCAAAGCGACCGCCCCACAGGTGAGACCGCCACGTTAGCGCTGCATTGGTTTACATACCGAAAACAAAATGAGGGGTGAGGGAAAGAACACACGCAGGTTcataacaacaaaatcaaataaatagaTTGCGGAGGAAGTGGGTCGATGGGGGATCATTGTATCAGCTtcgcaaaacaataaaagacCAAGTGTCTCACGCCAGACGTCATGCCCATCTTACCAGGCGTAGTGAGCGTGCGCATCCTCGTAGGTGGTGTGCGCAACCTGGACGGCCGGCGAGTAGGTCAGCGTCTTGGTGGCGGTAGCGACAACCGGGGCAGCATGGGCAGCATAGGTCTGGACGGCAGCCGGGGCAGCATAGGTGGTGTGGACGGCGGCCGGGGCAGCGTGGGCGTAGCTAGTGTGAACGGCCGGGGCGGCATAGGTCGTGTGGACGGCAGCCGGAGCGGCATGGGTGTAGGTGGTGTGGACGGCCGGGGCAGCAGCATAGGCAACCTGCTTGGCGAGGACGGGCTGGGCATAGGCGTACTTGGGCAGCTCGTTGGTGATGCGGGTGTCCGACTTGCGGACGCTCGAGAACGCGGTATCGACGGCCTTGGAGTAGTGGGAGATGGTTCCGTCGTGCGAGCGGATCGTGCTCTCATGGGTGGCACCGACGGCCGGGCTGGAGACGATGGTCTTGGCGACTGGGGCAGCAGCGTACACCTGAGGCGCGGCGTACACCTGCGGCGCGGCGTACGAGATGGTCTTGGCGACCGGGGCGGCGTAGGCCAGCTTGGCCGGGGCAGCCTGCGAGATGGTGCTGTAGCTCACCGACGATGCCGGCGAGTAGTGCGCCACCGGGGCGGCGTACTGGACGGCATGGCCAGCCTCCAGGTATCCGGCGCTAGCGACGGCCAACGAAGCCAGGAAAACGACGAACTGTACGAGGAGTAATCAGGACAAGCGAAAAGATTAGTACCCGCGGGAGTCAGGCAGGCTTTTGCTGCAGGACACTCACCTTGAATGCCATTTTGCTGAAGcggtttgttgttggttgttgggCGGGATACTCGAAGAAGTGtgtcttgctgctgctgctgctgttgctgctgaagaCGCTGAGTGATCAATGATACAGTTTCGTACCACGGCCCGATTATTTATACAAAAACCCGTGCGTGCGCTCGCGCAACCGGGAAGCAACGCGAGGACGAATTTTGCGAACGCGATAATGGTGCACCACCCCTGGGGGGGGAGGACAGGGGTAAAGGCGACGGAAAACAAGGGGTAACAAAATGGCAAAGAAATGcaacacacactgctgcagcagctgctgcattTCAACCCTTCTCGCACACAAAATCTGTGCCGCGGGTGTGGAATAAAAGCGCAAAAATAAAGCGACAAAAACCAACGCCGCGACGTCCATCGCCCAATTATACGTCAGGAAAGTGGCCACGGCCACcactactgtgtgtgtgtgtgtttgtatgtgagtGAGCGTACCGCCTTTGGTGATCGTGATCGGCAAGCGGACGAGCGGAAGCGCGTGTAGTAAGGTGAAGGTTTCGCGGTGGGCAAACGCTGCATGCAAGACTCCAGAGCCCTCCTCGCCgggaaaagggaagggaaaccCAGCCAACAAAACCATAGCAACCCAACCCGTTTTCAAGGAAGGTTACCTTCGCCTTCACCATAATCCTTACCGGGTAGAGTAGGGCGATTCGATCGCTTCCAGGAGCTCGATCACACATCGCGGCGTGCGTAACGCGTGGACGCACGTTCTGGAAAAAGGAAGAGATTTGGCATTTTAAAGtgatgtttttcattttcacataTCGAGTTGTTGTTCGACGCCTTCACCTGAGATTGTGtcctttttaaataaaaaaataccagaaagcataaataattaaagctaaataatctttttgtttaCCAATCCCACCAAAGACAATTGCCAAAGGCTTCGAAATAAATTCGATAGAAATTGAACACATTCACCAAACTGCCCTGGTGGCTGGTTAATGCCATGCATGATGAATGTGTTCTCCTGATATGGGTAAATtagttgttgtattttttcccccctAACTGTGGGagaaaggacacacacacacaatctctGCCGGGAGGGTTGCGAAAAGGTTattactttttgttgttgtgtcgttGCTGTTAAATATTTGTCGATAAACGCGAtatgtgctgctgctccactGCTCCCTCAACCAATGGAGTCAACGCAGCCTTGACATTTAACATTTCTTTCATAATGAGCTCTCTGCACTGCCCCGTTCTATATTCTGCTTCTGCCGCTTGTTTGATACGTTCTCTCACGCTTcgttaagaaaaaaagggttcaGTTCTGggatatgttttttgtttgttcctgTTCTTTTTAAGCtgcctgttgttgctgcaatAGTGCAGAGTTAATTAGCGTGACAGCTGTTTTTCATAACATTATGTAATGCGCGGGAATGGTGTGCGGAGAGCAATCTTTTCTTTACTTTCAATTAATGCTTTCGGTTTGCCTCCAATTCGTCTTATCGCCTATTGGGTTTATCGTGGAGTCCTTTATTACAGattttaa
Proteins encoded:
- the LOC120958239 gene encoding peroxidase-like isoform X3 yields the protein MVNKMKLHMKPCAVVFLVLSLALSIPQTLAQCTSSLYRTYDGSCNNVVTPSWGAANTPFVRIVNPKYADGKSTPPLATDGSELPNPRVLSVEVFQEGVQNSPRFSLANMQFGQIVAHDMALTRGVRDPLPCCANGRLQPNRSPRCFAIPISPDDPMFSARGIDCLGLIRTFTTCDENPTTCTRAEQINAVTHFLDLSVVYGNSAQEVQTLREPNTGLLKVEVRDGQDWPPRHPNASTTCTLKTPTEVCYLTGDGRANQSPQLAILQITFVREHNRIARQLKTLNPTWLPDKLFEEARRINIAQYQHIVFEEWLPAFLGRNFMIERQLLYQPGVATNDYSQTIHPAVINSHTTAAFRFFHSSIQGFLKLYEESRISMSKVDINDHTNNPTILEQASSRYPDLLRGLTTQPMGLNDISLDPATKHFLFRFNNMFGTDLKSLDIQRGRDHGLGGYNDFVFLCLNQRATTWEDYNQLLVPEAVNLLSIYYKSVNDLDLSVGLAFEKKIDGTESGMVMRCILADQFRRTRKGDRFFYQNGNHFNARQLSEIRKANMARILCDTTTDVTRIQSSAFLLPSTTNPLVTCSSLPTPNLREF
- the LOC120958771 gene encoding larval/pupal cuticle protein H1C-like is translated as MAFKFVVFLASLAVASAGYLEAGHAVQYAAPVAHYSPASSVSYSTISQAAPAKLAYAAPVAKTISYAAPQVYAAPQVYAAAPVAKTIVSSPAVGATHESTIRSHDGTISHYSKAVDTAFSSVRKSDTRITNELPKYAYAQPVLAKQVAYAAAPAVHTTYTHAAPAAVHTTYAAPAVHTSYAHAAPAAVHTTYAAPAAVQTYAAHAAPVVATATKTLTYSPAVQVAHTTYEDAHAHYAW